One Anaerolineae bacterium genomic window, CTCTGTGCCCTCCGCAGCCGCCGGCCTAGGTGACCATCGCACCAGTCGAGGTAAGCCTCAATCACGGTGGGCGAGGTCTCGTGACCGCCAGGCCGCCACATGATCTCTAGCTTCTCCTCGGCACCGAGGAAGCGGTAGGCCCTCCGGGCCGACTCGAAGGTCTGCTGGATGGCCCACGTGCTTTCGCAGGCGTCGTTGAGAGCCGTGCTAAGCAGACAGGGCCGAGGAGCACAGAGAGCCACCAGGTAATGGAAGTCCATTGGCAACTTGTGCTCTCGGCCTATGAAGAAGCGTAGCCGAGGATGGAACCAATCCGGGAACCGCAGGGTGCCGAGCTCGATACCCTCGCCGAAATGCTGGGAGGAGAACAGCCTGGCCGTGCATGCACCCCCCTCGCCGGAACTGCTGGAGATGACGGCGGCGAAGCGGTCATCGAAGGCCGCCGCCATGAGCGACTGCTTTCCGTTCCGGGAATGCCCCGTGATCACTACCCGCCCCGCGTCCGCCTCAGGGACGGTTTCCAGGTAGTCGAGACAGCGACTGGCCGCCCAAGCCCGGCGCCGAAGGCGGGCCCAGTCGTAGCCGGGGAAGGCATCAAGAAAGGAGTCCGTGTCATCCCGCGAATCAGAGCCGGCGTAGATGCAGGCCAGATATCCCCGCCGGAGCGCAATCAGGCCCCAAGGCCGGTGATTATGTTGAGTCATGAACACCGGGTGTGGCCCCTCACCGTCCGGGATTAGCAGTTCCAGCCAGAGCGAGCCTCGCTGACCCTGGCCGAAGCGCAGCCTGACCTCTCGGCTCAGGGCACGGCCCTCCTGCCGCTCGCCAAGGACCTCTGCCTCAATGCTCGGCGTCCCTAGTGGCGTGCTACCGAGGGCCCACCGAGTCAGCAGGTCCCGCATTTCCTTCCTGCGCTTCTGCCACTGCTCGACAGTGCGCACTTGACCTGAGCCTGGAGAGCCTCCCAGCAGCAGAGGGTCCGGCAGCCCAGCGCAGGAGGGCATGGCCTCGAAACCTGGTGGCAGCTCTCCCGACTCGGCCAGCCAGCTCTCCCAGGGCGGGCTGGGCACCAGGATCCGACGCAGTTGCTCAAGGTATGACCGGCGTCTCGCCTCTGAGGACTGCTCCGTCACTATCACCTCCCAGCGTTGGGCAGCTCTACCTCGTGCCCAGCGGAGCCGGCGACCGCTCTGAGAAATGGGCTTCGATGGCTCTTCCGTGGCAAGCCAGTGCGGCGCCCGGAGTGGCGCAGATGCCCACCTCGGGCGCCCACCCGCCTAGGCGATTCCGCTAGTAGTTTGTCGGCAACTCCCCTATCTCCAGAAGCTCATTGACGCCGGCGGCGATGCGTTGGCAGGCCTCCGCTACTGTCATCTCGTCCTTGGTCTGCGGGTTGTAGATGATGTCATAGTACTTGGAGACAATCTGCCACATCTCGGCCCAGTACTTGGTCACCGGCTGGGGAATGGCGAAGTCCATCGAGCGGATGAAGACATCTTCGTTCTCGGGAGTGTCGGGCCGGTTGAAGGCATCCGTGTAGGCCACGCTCGGCCTGGCCGGCATGGCCCGCCCGAGCATGCTGATCCGGGCCT contains:
- a CDS encoding alpha/beta fold hydrolase, which gives rise to MTEQSSEARRRSYLEQLRRILVPSPPWESWLAESGELPPGFEAMPSCAGLPDPLLLGGSPGSGQVRTVEQWQKRRKEMRDLLTRWALGSTPLGTPSIEAEVLGERQEGRALSREVRLRFGQGQRGSLWLELLIPDGEGPHPVFMTQHNHRPWGLIALRRGYLACIYAGSDSRDDTDSFLDAFPGYDWARLRRRAWAASRCLDYLETVPEADAGRVVITGHSRNGKQSLMAAAFDDRFAAVISSSSGEGGACTARLFSSQHFGEGIELGTLRFPDWFHPRLRFFIGREHKLPMDFHYLVALCAPRPCLLSTALNDACESTWAIQQTFESARRAYRFLGAEEKLEIMWRPGGHETSPTVIEAYLDWCDGHLGRRLRRAQRRLVYPASDEATAGAVAVASSPPTPSPALGECLLLDEAHWALRRAEILAGVSWALGESPPRAAGAESAYGIEPRHTAMLLRRDEPDEGVDKHQVNFGEYVSADVFTPSGLADSGAQAPAVLWLHPFSFSHGYVAGYHHGQQVFNKLTQEGYVTFCFDQIGFGRRVEEAESFYRRHPEWSLLGKMVRDCQDALDALLGLPYVDGGGICLLGYSMGALLALHVAALDERPAATAVVCPPQPFRRDGETSETGGLSRWSRDYMLLTRLGRFVGNEAAVPYDLEHLIACNAPRPLLVVTPELDREARLSDVSAAIDRARAIYRLLGAEGNLTHAVPEDYNHLSLQVLEPVLDWMSGWAG